From Pseudomonadota bacterium:
TGAAGGTGCCGGCCTTCTGGAAATTGATGACCCACGCAAACTTCCACGGCCTTGGCCCGCCGAGAAAATCGCAAACCAGATGATCGGTCAGGCGACTGACAACCTGCGCCCAGCGAGGCGCTGCATATCCGGTTGTAGACTCTGCCGTTGCCATAACGACGTCGAGTATAACCGCCCTTGCTGGACGTTCTTCGAGTCTTAGTTGTGGTGCACCTACTCGTAATTCGCCGACGTTACCCTGCCCAGAGTTAGCTCACGCGAGCTTGGGGAGTGAACGGTTCGATAAAACTCTTCCGATCGCCGCTCGGCCGATGCGGTGCGGCGCTGCTCCCGGCTTCAGGCACCCGAAGGTGCTAGTCGCCGTTGAGCGTCAACGCCACCCGAAAACCCAAGATCTGGCTGTGATAGCCGGCGCCATCTCCCGCCTGTGCCGCCGCTCGCACCCAGTCGGTCCCTGACACCCAGCTGCCGCCGCGCGGCGTTCGTCGGCTGCAGTCACCGTTGTCCTCCGCCAGCCAGGCTCGCCCGTCCAGAGGCATCGCCTTGCTTTGTCGGTGCACGCAGTCGTCGGTCCATTCCCAGGCATTGCCCAACATATCGTGGAGCCCCCAGGGATTGGGTTCGAAGCTCCCGACGGGCGCCGTCTGCAGATAGCCGTCGTCACAGTGAAAAACCGGAGCGTATTCAAAGTGCCGCCGGAAGGTGTTGTCTCCGACGTTGGCATATTGGCAAGCGTCCGCGTTGCTAAGACCCCAGAACCAGGGCCCTCGCGTCCCTGCTCGAAGCGCATACTCAAACTCGGTCGACGACAGTAGCCGGTAAGGTTTTCCGGTCTTTTCCGCGAGCCAGCTCGCATAGGCGGTGGCGTCTTCGTGGCTCACGCAGACTACCGGGTGGCTGTCGTTTTGGGGATAACCTGGCGCTTCCCAGCTGTGGGCGCGCACATAACCCATAATCCGGTTAACGTTCCAGGTGTTGCAGCCGAGCTGGCTCATCTGATGCCCTGACGCTTCCATAAACGCCCGGTACTGGGCCTGCGTCACCTCGGTTTTCGCCACGGAAAGCCGATACGCGATCGAGACCTCTCGCAGCGGGAGGTCGCCCGGCTTAGTGTTCGCCTCATACGGCTCTGCCCCCAGCGTTGCCGTACCAGAAGGGATCTCGATCATTTCCGGACAGTCGGAACAATCCTTAAACGGCTGCGCGCCGACGCCCGTCGTCGCCAGTAAAAATAAGGCCGCCGTAGCGGCGGCCTGCAAATTAAGCTTATGACTCATCGTCGTTCTGACTCAGTGACCTGCTGCGCTAGAACTCGTAAGTTGCGCGGATGCCGACCTGCCTGCGATCCCGCAGACCGAGCTGATAACCAAGCGTACTAAAATCGAACAACGACGTATCGAAAGAAAGGTCACGGAATCGGTTGATGGCCGTTGGCGTTTCATCGTCGGTCAGATTAGTCACAAACGCTTCGATCCGGTAGTTGTCGGTTCGAATGCCGGCGCGCAGGTTGATCTGGTACCCGGACGGAGCCGTGGTCAGATTGATCTCATCGGCGAATCGCTCGCCTTGATAGAAGGCGTCCGTGCGGGCAAACCAATCCAGACCGTTGGAAAATTTGCCGTTGAAGGACGCCGACACCGAGCCGCTCCATTCCGGGAACCGCTCCGCGCGGCGGCCGCTGGCGTCCGGCGATCCAAAGACCTCGGCATGGACGCCGGAGTTGAAGACCTTAAACTCAGAATCGATGTATGCCAACGTTGCGCCCATCGAAAAGCCCTCCGTGAAGGCGTAGTCCCCCTCAAACTCCAGCCCGTTAACCTCCGACTTTCCCGCATTGATAAAGTAGTCGACCTGCTGCACACCGGTGGGGTCGTTCGGGTCGCTCACGATATCCGCGCGTCGAAAGGTCTGGTCGGTTCGCTCCATGTTAAAGATCGCCAGGGTCGTTACGCCGGCCCCATTGTTCCAAACCTGCTTCCAACCGAGCTCGATATTGTCCAGCTGCTCCTCGCGAAAGGCGGCGGATGCGTCACTCTGAATCGCCCGAAGCTCAGCGAGCTGTGCGTCCGACAGATTGGCAACTTCGGCATTAAACCCGCCAGGCAGGTTACCCTCAGAAAAACTGGCGTAGAGCAAGGCATCTTCCGTCGCCTGCCACTCGACGATAGCTCGGGGAAGGAAATTGTCGAACTCCACGCTCTCGGGCGGCACCATGTCGTCTGTGTTGCCGTCGTCATCAACTTCGTCTTTCTGCTGACGGCCTTCCAGCGTGATGGTCACCGTATCGGTAAGGTCGTAAATCAGGCTGCCGAAAATGCCCGTGGTGCTGATCGCTTCGAGCGCAGGCGCCGCGTTGAAGTTGAGAAAGCCCAGCGGCGGAACAATGAAGGTGCCGTTGTTGGCGAAATCCTGTTCGAAATGATTGACGCCGATCGACCACTGCAGCCGGTCGTCGAAGTTCAGACCCGACAACCGAAGCTCCTGACTGTCGTCTTCAAACTTGCGGTTGGCAAACGAAAAGTACGCTTCGTCTGAGGAATCATCTGCATCGCGCAGCAGCTGTACTTCCTCATCATTGCTGCCAAACAATCCGCTCACCGTCATGCTCGTGCCCGGAATGTCGTAGTTGAACTGCAGGCTGAGCCGCGTCGACTCCCGCTCCAGGCCAATCTGGGTTCGGTTTGGGCCCAGGACGGACGGCAGGCTCAGCAGTCGATCGCGCAGCCCGTCCGATACGTCTGAGTTGAAACGCAGCGGCGTGATCTGCGCGTCTCCACAGATGGTGGTGTCCGTGCCGCCGAAAGGGCCGCAGTTGTGGTCATCGAGGCCTGAGAACGTGTAGGCCGGAGCGCCGTCGTCGTTCTCGTAGTAATAACCTCGCAGCTTGATTTCCAGGTTGTCACTCGGCGTAAAGAACAGCGTCCCGCCGATGGCTGAAGTCTCCTCAGCACCGAGCTCGGTGCCGTCGTTCTCAGCGCGGTAGTGACCGCCTTTGTCCCGGTACGAAACGCTGAGGCGACCTTTAACCCAGCTTGCCAGGGGGCCTTCGACGCTGGCCTGGACCTGATAGTCGCTGCGATCTGCTGCCATCGCGGAAATCCGCCCTTTAAATTCTTCGCCGGGGGTTTTGGTGACGTAGTTAACGGCGCCTCCGAACGTCAGGCGTCCAAAGTAAGCAGACTGAGGGCCTTTGATGACCTCAATCCGTTCAACGTCTTCAAGGCCAATCCCCTGAATGCCGTTGGAAACAAAGATACCGTCAATGAAGACCGAAGCGGTTTGACGGCTCGGCGCCAGGGAGTTGACGGAGATCCCCCGGAATCTTGGGCTGTTGTCGAAACGCCCCGGAATGCCCGCAAATTTTTCATAGACAAAGCCTGGTGTTACGGCAGGCAGGTCAGCGATGCTCTGCATGCCGATTGCCTCGATGTCCTCTGCGCTGAATGCCGTGATGGAAATCGGAATGTCGGTAATCGACTCCTCTCGCTTCCGTGCCGTAACAACGACCACATCAATAATTTCCTCGTCTTCGGCGCCGTCCTGAGAACGTGCCTCCTGGGTGCCGGAGGCCAGAAGCGCTAACAAAACGGCTGATCCGAGGGATTGGACAATCTTCATACTGCGTACCTCGCTGTGAAAGGGAAGGCGCCCGAATGAGCCCGCAAAGGCACCCCACGCCGTACATTCCGACATTCACGTTTGTGTTTGTCAAGTATACATATATGTTTTGTTAAATGGGCGTTCACCTCTAGCTATAGGCGTGCAAGTCGGGAATCTGTCCGAAAAATTACTGAAACGCCGATGCCGCAGGCTTCGCGCGGTAAGCGCGAATGCCTGTTGGTTTCTGAGGAGTGATTCTCATGCGGAGGTTGGACGGAGCAGGGGCTGCTCGCCTGGTGTTTACGGCTGTTTTGGTAATCGCTGGGTTGCCCTTTGCGAGAACCGCTTTTGGCATAGCGGCGACTCGGGGCTGGCTTTCGCTTCAGCTAGGTATCGGCAAGGCTGGTTGTCTTGCCTGGCACTTGCAGCTTAGCCGCTGTGCAAAAAGCTACTGGGTGTAGTGCGGTAAACAGGCCCTCTGCTGATCCGGTCTTCCAGGTTTACTTCTGGATTCCATGCTTACCAAACGCCTCCAGCTCCGCGACTCCGGGAAAACCTACTTGTTCTTCGTAAGTCAGCTTTCGAATCTCCTCGCAACCAGACCTCGTGCTCTGGCTGGTCAGCAACTCTTGCAGCAAAAGCGTTGGCTGTTCGGTCTTCCAGTTCCGCATCTCAACCATTTGACCGATACCTAGTTCGCTTGCGC
This genomic window contains:
- a CDS encoding SUMF1/EgtB/PvdO family nonheme iron enzyme, which codes for MSHKLNLQAAATAALFLLATTGVGAQPFKDCSDCPEMIEIPSGTATLGAEPYEANTKPGDLPLREVSIAYRLSVAKTEVTQAQYRAFMEASGHQMSQLGCNTWNVNRIMGYVRAHSWEAPGYPQNDSHPVVCVSHEDATAYASWLAEKTGKPYRLLSSTEFEYALRAGTRGPWFWGLSNADACQYANVGDNTFRRHFEYAPVFHCDDGYLQTAPVGSFEPNPWGLHDMLGNAWEWTDDCVHRQSKAMPLDGRAWLAEDNGDCSRRTPRGGSWVSGTDWVRAAAQAGDGAGYHSQILGFRVALTLNGD
- a CDS encoding TonB-dependent receptor — encoded protein: MKIVQSLGSAVLLALLASGTQEARSQDGAEDEEIIDVVVVTARKREESITDIPISITAFSAEDIEAIGMQSIADLPAVTPGFVYEKFAGIPGRFDNSPRFRGISVNSLAPSRQTASVFIDGIFVSNGIQGIGLEDVERIEVIKGPQSAYFGRLTFGGAVNYVTKTPGEEFKGRISAMAADRSDYQVQASVEGPLASWVKGRLSVSYRDKGGHYRAENDGTELGAEETSAIGGTLFFTPSDNLEIKLRGYYYENDDGAPAYTFSGLDDHNCGPFGGTDTTICGDAQITPLRFNSDVSDGLRDRLLSLPSVLGPNRTQIGLERESTRLSLQFNYDIPGTSMTVSGLFGSNDEEVQLLRDADDSSDEAYFSFANRKFEDDSQELRLSGLNFDDRLQWSIGVNHFEQDFANNGTFIVPPLGFLNFNAAPALEAISTTGIFGSLIYDLTDTVTITLEGRQQKDEVDDDGNTDDMVPPESVEFDNFLPRAIVEWQATEDALLYASFSEGNLPGGFNAEVANLSDAQLAELRAIQSDASAAFREEQLDNIELGWKQVWNNGAGVTTLAIFNMERTDQTFRRADIVSDPNDPTGVQQVDYFINAGKSEVNGLEFEGDYAFTEGFSMGATLAYIDSEFKVFNSGVHAEVFGSPDASGRRAERFPEWSGSVSASFNGKFSNGLDWFARTDAFYQGERFADEINLTTAPSGYQINLRAGIRTDNYRIEAFVTNLTDDETPTAINRFRDLSFDTSLFDFSTLGYQLGLRDRRQVGIRATYEF